From one Bacillota bacterium genomic stretch:
- a CDS encoding ECF transporter S component, with the protein MRSRDLVYGALLTALSLLIPIAFGNYLRVYLPPFSATLASHVPVMLAMLVSPAVAALVGIGSTVGFLLVLGPVVAARAFVHVAVGVVGALILARNRSFATALLATAPIHALGEVLVVLPFGFSSYEAWILVGVGTLLHHTADAVISLAIAASLKVAGVLNTHPRQA; encoded by the coding sequence ATGCGCAGTCGTGATCTGGTGTATGGTGCCTTGCTTACCGCTTTGTCACTCCTTATCCCCATAGCTTTTGGTAACTACCTTCGGGTATACCTGCCGCCTTTTTCAGCTACCTTAGCCTCTCATGTCCCAGTAATGCTGGCCATGCTGGTCAGTCCGGCAGTAGCGGCTCTGGTAGGAATCGGTTCCACCGTCGGCTTTTTACTGGTGCTGGGCCCAGTGGTGGCAGCTCGGGCCTTTGTCCACGTAGCAGTGGGCGTAGTGGGAGCTTTGATCCTGGCCCGAAACCGCAGCTTTGCCACCGCTCTACTCGCCACGGCACCTATTCACGCTCTGGGTGAAGTACTGGTAGTGCTGCCGTTCGGTTTTAGCTCGTACGAAGCCTGGATTTTAGTGGGTGTAGGGACCCTGTTACACCACACTGCCGACGCGGTAATCTCCCTGGCCATTGCGGCCAGCTTGAAAGTCGCCGGGGTTTTGAACACCCACCCCAGACAAGCCTGA
- a CDS encoding 4Fe-4S binding protein: MAYKISDECIACGACQPECPVEAISEGDIYVIDPDKCIDCGSCADVCPVGAPNPEE; this comes from the coding sequence GTGGCTTACAAGATCAGTGATGAGTGTATTGCTTGTGGTGCCTGTCAGCCGGAGTGCCCAGTGGAAGCGATCAGCGAAGGGGATATTTACGTTATCGATCCCGACAAATGCATTGATTGTGGTTCCTGCGCTGACGTTTGCCCGGTGGGCGCACCGAATCCGGAAGAATAG